TAAAAATATAAGGAGTCTGTTATGAAATATGGAGTAATAAGTGTTTTTGTTATCTTTGTTTTAATATCTTTTTCTTTTGCCTCTTGTTCTTCTGCACCTGCTGCTGTGGAAGAACCTGAGGACAAAACAGCTGTTGTAATTTCTTCCAATGACTTTGAGGACTCGCAATTGGAGCCTTGGGTAGCAAGGGGAGAAGGTGTGAGTGTTGAGGTTTCCAATGCATTTGCTCATAGCGGTTCTTTTTCTGTCTATGTCTCCGGCCGTACTCAGAATTGGAACGGCGTTCAAGCCGATCTTTTATCTCTTATCGCTTCTGGCAAAAACTATCATTTTTCTGTATGGGTTTATCAAAACTCCGGAGAGTCAAAAAACATGTACCTAACCGTAGAAAGAACGTATAAGGGAGATAAAAATTGGGATAGAGTTGCCGAAATTTCTGTTCCATCAGGAGAATGGGTGGAACTTTCCGGGGATTATTCTGTTCCCCGCAAAGATGTTTCCGAGTTTGTTCTGTATGTGGAAGCCGAGGATGCCACTCTTGATTTTTATATCGATGATGTTTTTCTAAGCAAGATGTAGAGTTGCTCTTATATCTTGATATGCTTGTTCCGGCATAAAGCTGGAGCAAGCACTTATTCCATTGCTATTCTGCCTATTTCGTATTTATTTTAAATTGTTATATAGTTTTAAATCTCTAATCACTAATAGATTTGATAAAAACTATAGTTTGCCTGCCTCCTATACGTGCCGCAGGCAGGAGGAGCTGCGCCTATTTTTATACCGAACGCACGCCCCGCCTGTGCGGTCCGTGCTGCCTCCGGGTGGGAGAATAACAAGAATCC
This sequence is a window from Spirochaetia bacterium 38H-sp. Protein-coding genes within it:
- a CDS encoding carbohydrate binding domain-containing protein; protein product: MKYGVISVFVIFVLISFSFASCSSAPAAVEEPEDKTAVVISSNDFEDSQLEPWVARGEGVSVEVSNAFAHSGSFSVYVSGRTQNWNGVQADLLSLIASGKNYHFSVWVYQNSGESKNMYLTVERTYKGDKNWDRVAEISVPSGEWVELSGDYSVPRKDVSEFVLYVEAEDATLDFYIDDVFLSKM